Within Wyeomyia smithii strain HCP4-BCI-WySm-NY-G18 chromosome 2, ASM2978416v1, whole genome shotgun sequence, the genomic segment GACGCACTATATAAAATGCCCGACAAACCATTGATTCATGCCAGAGATCCTGAAATAAGCGAATTGGATGAACTAGATTTCAGAATGATTATTCCAAATCCAAAAAACGGTTTAACGGAATTTAAAGCACGAATAGCGTTCAtagtattttcaaaatttattgaaGCAAGTATTAGAGATTGTTCTGCCCTCAAATTCCTAGTTGACGGTAAATACGAACGTATAGGagagtatatcaaatttttttcttcgttccTGCTACTTCGGAAATTTGAGTCCAACATATCACTTGAGCAGACAAAGCAGGTGTTTTTGCATCTCATGGATAGCACAAATTATAGTTTAAATATAATAGAAGAAATAATTTGCGTTTCTACTCCATTCGGAAACGAACACTTTATGAATACTGTCAATCTCGGACATGTAGCCAACGTTTTTGGAACTGAGAACTGTCTAGCACTGTTAAATGTCCAAACGGCTTTTGGTTGTGAAGGAGGAGGGGTTTATGATAAGCAGCTGTAAGTAACAATTCAATGTTTTTACTACAAGCTATTTCAATAACTGACATCTAATATTCTGATTCTAGAAACTTGCGAAGCGTTTTATTAGGATCATGTTTTTATAATGAAAACGATATTGCAAGTTTTCCTTTAGCAGCAAACATTACAGAAATTTTTAGAGCCCTTTTCAGTAGAAGTCTAACAATAGAACCTGCaagaaaaaacatagaaaaatacATGGAGTCTGTGTGTTTGATTGATTCAATGAACTGTTGGGGTACCGGATGTATATTTCAGATCAAAGGCCGTAATTTGGTGATTACTTGTTCGCATGTAGTAAAAAGTGTAAGTATGTATCCCATACATATTTACTTTTAGTACAAAAGGAGTGACGCCTTTCTACTGAACATGCTTTTCTTTCAACCAGGATAATATTGTCTGTTACGTTAAAGGATGTGAATATCAGCTAAAGTTACTGTACAAAAACCCGATTTACGATAGCGCATACGATATCGCGATATTAGAACTAGCTGATTGTAGTAattcacaaaaaataaaactctGTCATTTGGCAACGTACGTCCCAAAAGTAGGTCAGAGAGTGTATGCAATTGGATTTCCGCTATTTAAAATCTTTGGTTTAAATGAAAACTTCAAACCAAGTATTTTTTGTGGGCGAGTAACCATGTACACAAAAGGAGTTCTTATCACCGATTGCCCCGTACAAGCTGGTCAAAGCGGTGGACCGATTTTTGATAGTACAGGGAATTTGATAGCCGTCATGGTCTCAAACTTCAAAAGTTCCTTTGATGATAAAATTTATCCGCATCATAATATGTGTGTTCCAATTTGTGATATTAACACAACGCTGCAGAAATACATTGAAACTAATGGTATGGGAACGTAGCGTAGATTAATGTTATTCTaaataaattatgatttttcagaTATCACTACTTTGCGAGAGATTGGGGCCAATCAAATCATAATTGATAAATGGAAACTGCGAGACATGAAAATCACGAACAAATTATAAATACTGCTGAAGGAAAAAAAGCGGAAAATCAAAATAGTATATTTATTGATAACTTGTCTGCTTTGGAAACATATAGCCTGTGAATCATCCAGGGCTGTGCCGTTATAGTGTATAAGGGGGCATGGATGATGTACGTCAGGCATATAGAAGGAAAAGGGACAAGAAAATCGTGATGATTTGTGACGTAGGGAGgcccaccagcgatcatttagttttgttcgagggAGAGAGGGTATAAAAAAAGTTACGTCACATGGGAAatgtttacaaataaaaaaacaaacccaattaatccacctagcggtcagtctcagcctttctcattcaaacttgttatttgtgaaaatagttttacttacttactttactttacttttttggctaacggaccgttcgccggtccagggccgaacgaattagagatgtccatcttcttctgtcttgagcagccgttctccagtctccccgtacaccagcagatcgtgcatcttcttccaccgcgcacatccaccgcgtgcgaggcctaccacggagtcgacggcctcttcctggttctctactgaagatagttttggcggctctctcgtcaggcatcctggctacatgtccagcctgccccgctgtattaccttcactatatcagcatgtttgtatacctggtactgattcatgcgtctgcgccacactccatcttccagtttaccgccaagtatcgatcgcagaactttacgctcaaaaactccgagcactcgtcgatcagcttccttcagcgtccatgcttcatgtccgtaaagggccaccgggagtatcagcgtcctatacagcgctagttttgtgcgagtttgcaaactacgggaccttagctggttacgcagtccgtagaaagccctgttcgcagctgcaactcgtcgtttcacttcacggctcatatcgttgtcacatgtcacaagcgtaccaagataaacgaattcgtcaaccactttaaATCGTTcctcatctatctccacctcagcaccaacaccacggggactcccacgcaaatagttttacatgaatgcttaaatccaataaaggtacattcactctttggggtttaaaatattgatgctgTAATTTAAGTATAAGATATAAAATTTGACGTTATGTTagcgcttaagaaatagcgaaataaaagaaatgactcttaatttcgatcaatttaatcacgagcgataccgggaacgttcaaatagtacgataccacatttaaatcatgttgaggccaaatatattgatcaaagcaggtatagttttgaatattctttgaatttcttttctttccataacttctgaaccacatatcaaattgttatgaagtttgttatttctaagtttgagagatgactcatttgtatgacactaattatgttcaaataagtcgtgtaatactttagataatagactttcgttgttttaacaatttaatgcataacggttgcttaagttcgtttataatcaaatgaaaagggaacgtatagggcagccaaactttgaaaccacgtgttcaatcataattcatcagttaacccttaactagcctgttcatctgatatcaatattgttcaaatcggttgtgtagtttctaagataatgaagtttcgtattttcacatttcgatacattacagacgaagttacagtccgattacagcaaaattcaataaggtgttataaggcagctagatctttcatttgacactaaatttgtggaaatcagttcaactatctctgagaaaagtgagtgagtccaagtagtcttcggaatatgttccttttcatagctggatttcacatttttaaacataacaggcaaagtaatagtctgattgcaaaataCATCAATACAtcaacactgattttatgaaaatcggtccagccatctctgagaaacatgagtgagccatctctgagaaaattgagtgagattgggagagcgttacacacacacatacagaaaaagctcagctcgtcgaaataagtcgtgtgatatacgacattcggcccttttgagcacttttatacctccgTCCTGGCTCGACGATATTTTTCGcagatggctcaaaaaaaaaactggtgcaggaatctttggCCTTGGGAATAATACTTAGGTAGCAAtaggacactggccaacagcgTTGCGACAGCTTGTCTAAAAATACACACATGCAaatgtttgtattttctctgatagtCAGGCAGCGTTGAAAGCGCTTGGTGCTTGTAAAtctacatccaagattgtctggaaATGTATTCTCACTTTGCGACAGCTCCGTGAAACAAACTCAGTGAACTTGTAATGGGTTCCAGGACATGGTGGAATTGGAAATGAAAGGAgtacgaacttgcaaaacaaggatctatcCAAAAACGAGATAAGATACACACGTGTCAGACAGGATTGCCAacgttccagtttaaactggattcctccagtttttttcaagtgatccagtcaaacagtttattccagtttttttcagatatttgtcagttttatccagttttttattcactgaaGCTCTGATtaattttcggaaatatttttaaaacgtaaattttgcagattgataaattattttgacaattcttaacaccattttcatacTTTTACATACATACTGCCAATTTTGCTATAAGCtcaaaggagctgtcattgtcatttgtccttcggCTAATCCAACccgcaaaatcgaaaaaaatacgaaaaacgaaacacaacgcccaccagcgatcatttagttttgttcgagttactcgaaacgaaatgcgcaatgtcaccccagtattctatcttctcgcacgaaacacggtcaaattaaagactgcatgacatggttgagatgAAACCTAACAAATGAGGCAAATTGGAATGGataggagtgaaaatgaatgatacgagtacgaTAAAGATGGGAAAACTTTCCGCCTATGCGAATTCGTTACTGTGATCTTTTGGTTTATTCTTGGAAAcgcaatttttaacaaaatagttccgcatttttattcgagccgaaaattttactatgtaaacaaacccgcgacaactgtcaaatccctttcttcttgttttgtgacgtcatcgtgcaaaGACGCTCATTTCAAATGTTCCTATTATTTTTTCGACAGAGCGATTGAAAcacgggaatggcatcgctgtcaactaccatacatttgacgcgttaccaacatcactggcactggcacccgaaaaatgggcagtttacccTACAGAtggtgttatgaacagatacgcaaagagtgaggtcggaaactccaagtgaactgtcaaatcgaggctccaagtgtgcaaagtaaacaaactcaggagtgttacttttcgtacagaatgtgtatTGTAATCAGTATAATTGTTGTGAaccacgtgcaattatggtttgaACGGAAAATGTGTTCGTTATGCTCGTATTATAAGTTatgcattgaaaatttaaaaaatgtataaacaagctttgaaactcagttatacatccttacaaagtttcggaatttcattacactttctatagtgcgtatgaaaagtcatgcgaaattaaatgtggttgccagaattgtttggaatcaggggcctataaacgtcaacattttgcctaccaatcatatattcatcacggcggtgatatttcatttcaaatacttacaaaacttatcttattcattgaacgtgcacattgtactgaaaacaaatgttaagctcttgttttttccatctaaaacgacatttactcgagaataagtctaccgaaaaaatgggacgtttactctatttcacttgttttagggcaaaccaaccaaaaagtgggtaccagaatcaaAGAGTGGTAggtggaaaatgtatggagtttgacagccacaagagccccctgtttggaatagaatattagcaaagggttgccatatttactgcttttctctttgcgtatctctttataacacagtctctagtttacccttatctcatgttgattcgggcaaaccggctaaatgctgactgcaattattaatagtatatcagacagttttgagcaatttcttaaggttttcacatggtatgtgatattgtaagtgatatttagtacattaattgtgtcccaaagcaaaatgaagcaaactgtgacagcaaAAAAGGAGTTTTGGgacaaacggtacagaaatagatgttcgtaacgcttgaaggctaccataccattcccttggATTAAAACAATATGAATGTTCTTAGCTCAATATGTATAATCATGCCACTAGTTTGACACTTGAAATGTATATCGCGTATAAAATCCATAAAATAGATAAATAACttaaaagttattcaaaacaaATGGTTTTGTGACCAGAGTATTACTCGCATTTCTTGATTTATCCTAGTGAAACGGAAGTTTTTCATATTATAgcttatttcattaaaaaatacaCGTCAGCTGTTGATCTAAACTCAAATAAAGTTATTTCGATAAGGTTTCAGATATCTGTTTATTAGATACTACTGTGACCTCATTATCAATGGTGATTGTATGATGTGCGTATTAATTGTGGTGTCAAGAACAATCAAAATATTGCAGTAGTTTTCGTACCACTGTTTTGGattaatttcattgaacagaattttgaatTCTTATCTACAGAACGGCAAGTTAGCCCGTAGCACGATATCACGTGAATGACAGAATTGTCTCGTTTTTGTTTTAAGTGTTCTGTATATTTTTACTTATAGATTTTAGATTAAGTGTGGTAGATAGTCTATATCCTTTTATGGGTTGTCGTATTTCGTCCTCAAATAATGACAATTTTTCCGTACCAAACACCGAAATGTCGAACAGAACGACATGCAATCAACAGCCATCGATAGACTATAAGGCTCGTTTAGAACGGAAACAATGTATGGTAAGAACAGATTTTGATTAACATTCGTATCTATCGATTATTTTAATCAAATCGTCACCCATAGGCAAAAGAAACTCCCGAACCAATTTACGATCTGACAGATTGTAATTTGAAGGATGTGCCTTCCGGTGTATACATAATGTGTAAAGTGCTACGGAAGGAAGTATTACTATTGGCGAATAACAAATTGGCCTCACTTACTGGCGGAGGTTCGCTGGACGACTTGCAATTATTGGTCACGCTCAACCTAGATAGCAATCGGTTTAAGAAACTACCAGACGATATCTGCAAGCTGGAAAACCTCAGGGTGAGTACTCGTAGCGAAGAGAGGAAAAAGCTTATTCGAATTACTTCTTTACAATTGACATTTTCTTACCctatcagaaagaaaaaactttCATTTATTCAAAGTAAAATTGTATTTAATTCCAGGAACTATTTATATCGAACAACAACTTAGAAAAACTCCCAACAACAATCAATCGACTGAAGAAGCTGGAATTACTTGATGTATCCGTGAACAATTTAACTGTTGTGGAGCAAGTATCATTTATGCCCAACCTACGAATACTGAACGTCAGTGGTAACGTTCGCCTGACAAAACTGCCGAATCAGCTGGCAACTTGTGATAATCTAGTAGATATAGTGCTCGACCAAAACACCATTACCGAGCCACCGATGGACGTTATCGATGGAGGAACCTATGCAATCATAAAATATCTTTCAACAGGTGAAGTCGCCAGTCCGCCAACGGAAAATCAGAATGACATGTTGCAAGCAACAAGCTGCAAAACAA encodes:
- the LOC129722558 gene encoding peroxisomal leader peptide-processing protease → MKNWFPSHGIIYCRTGSYKNSAIIFPNGLILTSGLTLLQVTNSKDALYKMPDKPLIHARDPEISELDELDFRMIIPNPKNGLTEFKARIAFIVFSKFIEASIRDCSALKFLVDGKYERIGEYIKFFSSFLLLRKFESNISLEQTKQVFLHLMDSTNYSLNIIEEIICVSTPFGNEHFMNTVNLGHVANVFGTENCLALLNVQTAFGCEGGGVYDKQLNLRSVLLGSCFYNENDIASFPLAANITEIFRALFSRSLTIEPARKNIEKYMESVCLIDSMNCWGTGCIFQIKGRNLVITCSHVVKSDNIVCYVKGCEYQLKLLYKNPIYDSAYDIAILELADCSNSQKIKLCHLATYVPKVGQRVYAIGFPLFKIFGLNENFKPSIFCGRVTMYTKGVLITDCPVQAGQSGGPIFDSTGNLIAVMVSNFKSSFDDKIYPHHNMCVPICDINTTLQKYIETNDITTLREIGANQIIIDKWKLRDMKITNKL